The genomic region CGAATGCGACGATGGGGACGGAAGTCTCTCAGGGAGAACTGCTCAAAAGTGGTTACGAAGGACGGATGAGTGCAGCCGTCACGCAGGACCGCGTAGGCTTAATCACAGAGACACTGTTAGATGGGTTTGTCGAAAGCTCATATGGTCAACAGCCTTTGGATGGGATTAATCAGCCATCCGTTGGACAAAACCAACTTGTCATGTACAACACTTATTGGGGTGAAAAGAGTCGCGACCATAACGTACAAGGCACCCATTATCGTGAAATCTTAGTCGTCGATCATGAAGTCCAAAGTATCTATGAAGGAGAAACGCATCAAGGGCCCATCCGTACAGAGGGGTTCATCCTAAGCGGTAAAGGTGAAGCAGCCCAGTACTTGAGTCAGCTTGAGGTTGGAGACGAGGTGACTGTCTCGTACGCTATGACGCCTGACTTTGAACAATTGCAATTTGCAGTTGGTGGCAGTGTCCCGCTCGTCACCGAGGGGAAAATAGCGACAGCTGATCATGGGGCTAGACATCCGAGGACGGCTATAGGCTTCAGTCAAGATGGCTCCCACATGTACTTGGCAACAATAGATGGCCGACAACGAAACAGTCGTGGGATGACTTTATTAGAGTTAGCCCATTTTATGCACGAAAATGGAGCTTATCATGCCCTAAACCTCGATGGTGGTGGTTCCTCTACCCTCGTTGCTCGTGCCTTAGGTAGAGATGACATTGACGTCTATAACAGCCCTTCCGACGGTGGAGAGCGCCCAGTTCCTAACGGTATAGGTATTTGGAATGAAGGCCAATCGGGTGAATTGGCGGGCTTTCACATCGATGCTTACACTCAGCGTGTCTTTCAAGGACTCAGCCGAGATTTTGAAGCTTATGCCTACGACAGCATGTATGCCCCCATGGAGATTAATGACGATGATATCAAATGGCACGGCGGTCAGGCAGGACACTTTGAGGGCAATACATTCGTAGCAAAGCAACCTGGTCAACACGACATCTCTGCGAGGTACAAGAATAAGCGCTCGCATCTCAACATACACGTGCTAGGAGAGCCTGTATCACTTCATATCGAGCCACAGCAGATTGGACTTGAAAAAGGACAGTCCTCATCTTTCTTAGTTACAGCCAAAGATGAAGAAGGATACAAAACGTATATTGAGCCAAGGGATATGGTATTGTCTTATGATGAGTCTATCGTTAATATAGAAGCAAACGAAGACGGTTCATTGACAGCTGAGGCCCTAGTCGATAGCGGTGCCACACTCGTAAAGGCGCAAGTCGGTGACCTTGAAGCGTATCTAGGTCTCACTGTTGGATTAGAGAAGAAAGTGATTGAAACGTTTGAAGACACTAGTCAACCTTGGACCTTTTTTAAATATCCGGCTCAGGTTGATGGCAGTTTAGCGTATGTGAACACAAAAGAACACGGCCAATCCGTACGCCTCAATTATGATTTTACAACTACTACCCGGACGAGAGCGGCTTACATGTTTCCACCGAACACAAGCCTCCCTCTTGATGGAGATGTGAAAACAGTGGGAGTCGACGTTTACGGCTCAGAAGGAAATGGCCACTGGTTAAGAGCGAGGATTAGGGATAATAGCCAAGTTTATCACGTACTAGACTTACATTATACTGTAGACTGGGACGGTTGGCGTTACGTCGAAGCTAATATTCCACCTGGGGTTGAATACCCTATTACCCTAGATCGTATCTATCTTGTTGAAACAGATCCAAACAAACAGGATACGGGCTATATTATGATCGATAATGTCCAAACAAAAGTATCTCAAACACTTAACATACCAGATCAGCAATATGAGCAAACAGATCCGCTCATTCTTCAAAATGAGTCTGTTTCCGATGAGCATTGGACATTTGCGGTACTCACAGACCTTCATCTTGTTAGTGGAAACCCTCATAGTAAAGAAACACGCCATGCGATTAAGACCCTGCAAGCGTTAAACGAACAGGATCATGACTTCGTGATCTTCAACGGTGACGTCATTGATTATGATACGGAAGAGGAATACGAATATGCCAAACAATTAATCGACAGCCACCTTGATCTCCCGTATTATGTCACCCCAGGCAATCATGAAGTATACGGGACCAACAACTTGGACAATTTTGAGCAATACTTTGGACCCGACCACGACTATTTCGATCACCATGGTACCCGTTTTCTACTCCTGAACACATCGATGGGCTCGCTCTCAAGTAGCAATGTTCAGCAATGGTTTACGATAAAAGAAGCACTTGAAGAGGCAAAAGATGATGAAACGATTAAGAACATCGTTGTACTAGGCCACCATCCTTTGCGTGATCCCTTACCTGACGGGGCACGCGGCTTATCAGACGGGAAAGAAGCCACTTTGTTAGAGCAGTGGTTAACGGCGTTTAGAGAAGAAACGGGTAAAGGCGTGCTCATGGCTTCCGGACATGCGCATCTCGTTGATTTGGAACGCAGGGACGGTATCCCTTATATGGTCACGGGGCCGAATGGAAAAGGCGCTTATGGTTCACCGGACCATGGTGGTTTTTATAATTATACCGTGTTCAGTGTAGACCCTGAATGGAAAGTGGACAAAAGGTTACACAGTCCGGCTTATCAAGGATTGAATAAAAAACCTTGGATAAGAGCAGAGGTAAGACCTATTCTAGAAGACATCACCCTCTCTCAGTCTACGTTTACGACGGGAACGACAACGCCGATCACTTTTACAGGCCATCAGGCTGCTGACTGGCGCTTTCCATTAAGGTATCCGGCCACTGTATATTATGAAGGGTCGGAGCGGTTGTTCATCGGCTCTATTGATGATCTTGATCCGCAAGATACTGAAGCGTATACAGCTGTATTCGATCCGGCTCAACAAACGATTCATTTTTTCCGAGACGGTTCTGTTCATCTCACTGTTACATCAGGTGACATGTCAGTTTCCTTTGAATTGGACGCAGAATAACACCAGTGACATCAGCTAGAACGAACCTCTCTTATATACACCTCCACTTTTCCTTGTGAGTAGTAGTGAGAGCCTAAAATGGGTTAAGAACGTTGATGACACAACACTATCGCCACTATCCTTTGCGCTACGCCTTCACGATGATGAGAACAAGCAAATACATTTATGACAAGAGACGTCGAGTTGTGTTAAATTACTAATAACGGTATAAAAAAGAATTGTCTAAGAAATGAATATTGCTTGTGACAAATTTCAGGGAGGAAAAAATGAATCCTAATGCAGTTGAACTAAACACGATTCTAGAGAAAGAGCATCCGCACGTTTATGACATGTTGTCTGATTTAGGGAAGCACATGTTTTTCCCTAAAGGCATCTTAACCCAAACGGCTGAGGCCAAGGAAAAAGCGCATCGTCTTAACGCTACTATTGGTATTGCCAAAGAGCAAGACGCCCCTATGTACTTAGGTGTCATGCAAGATCAACTAGACCAGCTGGCACCCGAAGATGTATATCCGTATGCACCTCCCGCGGGGAAAAAAGAGCTTAGAGAGGCGTGGAAAGACAAACTCGTTGAAGATAATCGCTCCTTAACGTCTGATCATATCTCACTACCGATCGCCACCAATGCGATTACACACGGTCTAAGCATTGTCGCTGATCTATTCTGTGATGCAGGAGACACCGTCATTACACCGGATAAATTATGGGGGAACTATAGATTAACATTTGGCACCAGAAGAGGCGCTTCCTTTAGCCACTACAAGTTTTTTAACGAAGAGGACACTTTCAATGTAGCTGGGTTTAGTGAAGCTTTAGATCAAGCACAGGGTGACAAACTGATCGTCATTCTTAACTTTCCGAACAACCCGACTGGCTATACCCCTCACGAAGAAGAAGTTAAAGGCATTATTCAAAGCCTTAAAGCGAAAGCGGAAGCGGGACAAAAGATTGTGGTTGTAGCTGATGACGCCTATTTCGGTCTATTCTATGAAGACTCATTAACAGAGTCCGTCTTCGCACAGCTGATAAATATACACCCGCATATTCTACCTATCAAATTAGATGGCGCAACCAAAGAAGAGTTTGCTTGGGGACTACGCGTAGGCTTTATCACTTTCCCATTCTTAAGTGAAGGTACTAACCTTGCGCTTGAAAAAAAGGTCAACGGTATCATTAGAGGAACCATTTCTAGCGGACCTCATCCGTCGCAGTCGATGGTGCTACAAGCCCTTAAAAATCCTGAATTCCGTGCTCAACAGCGGGAAAAGGAAAATATCCTCAAGCGTAGAGCCTTAAAGGTGAAAGAAGTGTTAAGTGACGCAAAATATGATCACGCTTGGAACGTGTATCCTTTCAATTCCGGATATTTTATGTGTTTAGAATTGCTTAAAGTCAATGCCGAAACACTCAGAACTTACTTACTTGACGAATACGGCGTTGGAACGATCGCCATTAATGATACAGACCTCAGAATTGCGTTCTCATGTGTTGAAGAAGAAGATTTACCAGAGATGTTTGACATCATCTATCAAGCTGCGACTGAACTAGAGAAGTAGTGAAAAAAAGAATGCCGACGTTTGTGCGGCATTCTTTTTTTCTATATCTACAGTTATACCCATACTAGTTTAAGACAATTGATATACTCTCGCTTCAAACGGTCGGAATGTACATTGTGTCACGTTATCATGCTCAGGCACATCATAGTTCTGCAAAATGAGATGGGTTGACGATAACTGATACCGATCATCTTTCCATTCTGCTTCATTAGGTGACAGATTGGCCAGGACGATATATCGTTCAGTATCAAGGGTTCGCGTATAAGCGTAAATGTGCTCATGATCTTCTTGAACGAGATCATACGTCCCATAAGTAAACACATCATGATCTTTTTTTAAACGAATCATTTGTTTATAATACGATAATACGGAGTCAGGTTGCTGGGACTGCACTTCGACATTAATATCCTTATAGTTTGGGTTGACCTTCATCCAAGGCGTCCCTTGCGTGAAACCAGCATTCATCTCAGAGGACCACTGCATCGGTGTACGACTATTATCACGTGACGAGCTCCAGATGACGTGCATAATATCCGCGTCAGGTACCCCTTCCTCCTTCTTGATGTTGTACAGATTTTTAACAGCCACATCGTCATAATCCTCGATGGTGTCAAACTGGACATTCGTCATGCCAATTTCCTGCCCCTGGTAAATAAACGGGGTGCCCTGCATAAGGAAATACATTGTGGCCATACTCGTGGCACTTTCCCGCCAATATTCCTGATCATTTCCCCATGTAGATACCACGCGCGGCTTATCATGGTTTTCAATAAATAGAGCGTTCCAACCTCGGTTCTCCAGCCCTTTTTGCCAGCGGGTGAGTGCCTTCTTCAATCCTACAATGTCTAATGTCGGTTGCGTTTCGACATCCCAGAGGTTGAGGTGCTCAAATTGGAAGATCAT from Caldalkalibacillus salinus harbors:
- a CDS encoding phosphodiester glycosidase family protein, with the protein product MLFKRLCMLFLTLALLVPVNVADATGPIHSSDTPVATNESAQSTDVTPLSLQTVIHEEKQETPVAQGITLTSFSIFDTEGWIEADMLTVDLSEDTVQTGLLTAGSATDTGPISQQVEDAGAVAGVNGDFFDIGHTNATMGTEVSQGELLKSGYEGRMSAAVTQDRVGLITETLLDGFVESSYGQQPLDGINQPSVGQNQLVMYNTYWGEKSRDHNVQGTHYREILVVDHEVQSIYEGETHQGPIRTEGFILSGKGEAAQYLSQLEVGDEVTVSYAMTPDFEQLQFAVGGSVPLVTEGKIATADHGARHPRTAIGFSQDGSHMYLATIDGRQRNSRGMTLLELAHFMHENGAYHALNLDGGGSSTLVARALGRDDIDVYNSPSDGGERPVPNGIGIWNEGQSGELAGFHIDAYTQRVFQGLSRDFEAYAYDSMYAPMEINDDDIKWHGGQAGHFEGNTFVAKQPGQHDISARYKNKRSHLNIHVLGEPVSLHIEPQQIGLEKGQSSSFLVTAKDEEGYKTYIEPRDMVLSYDESIVNIEANEDGSLTAEALVDSGATLVKAQVGDLEAYLGLTVGLEKKVIETFEDTSQPWTFFKYPAQVDGSLAYVNTKEHGQSVRLNYDFTTTTRTRAAYMFPPNTSLPLDGDVKTVGVDVYGSEGNGHWLRARIRDNSQVYHVLDLHYTVDWDGWRYVEANIPPGVEYPITLDRIYLVETDPNKQDTGYIMIDNVQTKVSQTLNIPDQQYEQTDPLILQNESVSDEHWTFAVLTDLHLVSGNPHSKETRHAIKTLQALNEQDHDFVIFNGDVIDYDTEEEYEYAKQLIDSHLDLPYYVTPGNHEVYGTNNLDNFEQYFGPDHDYFDHHGTRFLLLNTSMGSLSSSNVQQWFTIKEALEEAKDDETIKNIVVLGHHPLRDPLPDGARGLSDGKEATLLEQWLTAFREETGKGVLMASGHAHLVDLERRDGIPYMVTGPNGKGAYGSPDHGGFYNYTVFSVDPEWKVDKRLHSPAYQGLNKKPWIRAEVRPILEDITLSQSTFTTGTTTPITFTGHQAADWRFPLRYPATVYYEGSERLFIGSIDDLDPQDTEAYTAVFDPAQQTIHFFRDGSVHLTVTSGDMSVSFELDAE
- a CDS encoding aminotransferase class I/II-fold pyridoxal phosphate-dependent enzyme, translating into MNPNAVELNTILEKEHPHVYDMLSDLGKHMFFPKGILTQTAEAKEKAHRLNATIGIAKEQDAPMYLGVMQDQLDQLAPEDVYPYAPPAGKKELREAWKDKLVEDNRSLTSDHISLPIATNAITHGLSIVADLFCDAGDTVITPDKLWGNYRLTFGTRRGASFSHYKFFNEEDTFNVAGFSEALDQAQGDKLIVILNFPNNPTGYTPHEEEVKGIIQSLKAKAEAGQKIVVVADDAYFGLFYEDSLTESVFAQLINIHPHILPIKLDGATKEEFAWGLRVGFITFPFLSEGTNLALEKKVNGIIRGTISSGPHPSQSMVLQALKNPEFRAQQREKENILKRRALKVKEVLSDAKYDHAWNVYPFNSGYFMCLELLKVNAETLRTYLLDEYGVGTIAINDTDLRIAFSCVEEEDLPEMFDIIYQAATELEK
- a CDS encoding glycoside hydrolase family 13 protein translates to MKKVWWKEAVGYQIYPRSFQDSNGDGIGDLRGIIQRLDYIKDLGIDVIWICPMYKSPNDDNGYDISDYKDIMDEFGSMQDFDALLAEVHQRGMKLIIDLVLNHTSDEHPWFIESRSSKDNPKRDWYIWRDGRGGKEPNNWESIFGGSAWQLDEQTNQYYLHVFSTKQPDLNWENEVVRSELYDTVNWWLDKGIDGFRIDAISHIKKRPGLPDMPNPEGKHYVPSFDMHMNQKGIQAFLQEFKDRTYSQYDVMTVGEANGVSIDEADQWVGEKEGKMNMIFQFEHLNLWDVETQPTLDIVGLKKALTRWQKGLENRGWNALFIENHDKPRVVSTWGNDQEYWRESATSMATMYFLMQGTPFIYQGQEIGMTNVQFDTIEDYDDVAVKNLYNIKKEEGVPDADIMHVIWSSSRDNSRTPMQWSSEMNAGFTQGTPWMKVNPNYKDINVEVQSQQPDSVLSYYKQMIRLKKDHDVFTYGTYDLVQEDHEHIYAYTRTLDTERYIVLANLSPNEAEWKDDRYQLSSTHLILQNYDVPEHDNVTQCTFRPFEARVYQLS